From one Nitrospirota bacterium genomic stretch:
- a CDS encoding pyruvate ferredoxin oxidoreductase, which yields MYAVAQVDDDKCIANKGCRLCILYCPEADTIKLDPNKKKAYVVENRCKGCELCVVVCDNAKHMAITMVMR from the coding sequence ATGTACGCTGTTGCACAGGTTGATGACGATAAATGTATTGCCAACAAGGGGTGCCGGCTCTGTATTCTTTATTGCCCGGAAGCCGATACGATTAAACTCGACCCTAACAAAAAGAAAGCCTATGTTGTCGAAAATCGATGCAAAGGGTGTGAGCTCTGCGTGGTCGTTTGTGATAATGCAAAACACATGGCGATTACCATGGTCATGCGATAA